The following proteins are co-located in the Longimicrobium sp. genome:
- a CDS encoding glycosyltransferase, whose product MHLTFFGSSLVSSYWNGAATYYRGLLRALHERGHRITFCEPDAYGRQQNRDLAEDPSYARVIVYRTEEERDELMERAFADSEWVIKCSGVGIWDAELESAVAARAGGEVMTAFLDVDAPATLGRIAADPADPFRAHVPRYDHILTYGGGPPVVAEYERWGARACTPIYNGLDPEEHRPLPRGGAPKWDLLFMGNRLPDREARVDEFFFRAASLCPEARFALGGEGWGDRGMPANVEYLGHVPTARHNEVNAAARLVLNVHRDSMVQNGFSPATRMFEAAGAAACQVTDAWVGIEEFFAPGDEILVAANAEEVAALVRSTGDEDARRIGEAARRRAIEAHTYGQRAALLDSILRAPVGSAA is encoded by the coding sequence ATGCATCTGACCTTCTTCGGATCGTCGCTCGTATCGTCGTACTGGAACGGCGCGGCGACCTACTACCGGGGCCTCCTGCGCGCCCTCCACGAGCGCGGCCACCGCATCACCTTCTGCGAGCCGGACGCGTACGGCCGCCAGCAGAACCGCGACCTGGCGGAGGACCCGTCGTACGCCCGCGTCATCGTCTACCGCACGGAGGAGGAGCGCGACGAGCTGATGGAGCGCGCCTTCGCGGACAGCGAGTGGGTGATCAAGTGCAGCGGCGTGGGCATCTGGGACGCGGAATTGGAGTCGGCCGTCGCCGCGCGCGCGGGCGGCGAGGTGATGACGGCGTTCCTGGACGTGGACGCGCCGGCTACGCTGGGGCGCATCGCGGCGGACCCGGCTGACCCCTTCCGCGCGCACGTTCCGCGTTACGATCACATCCTGACCTATGGCGGCGGACCGCCGGTGGTGGCGGAGTACGAGCGGTGGGGCGCCCGCGCGTGCACCCCCATCTACAACGGCCTGGACCCCGAGGAGCACCGCCCCCTGCCGCGCGGCGGCGCGCCGAAGTGGGACCTCCTCTTCATGGGGAACCGCCTGCCGGACCGCGAGGCGCGAGTGGACGAATTCTTTTTCCGCGCCGCTTCGCTCTGTCCCGAGGCGCGCTTCGCCCTGGGCGGCGAGGGGTGGGGCGACCGTGGGATGCCCGCCAACGTCGAGTACCTGGGCCACGTCCCCACCGCGCGCCACAACGAGGTGAACGCGGCCGCGCGCCTGGTGCTCAACGTGCACCGCGACAGCATGGTGCAGAACGGCTTCTCCCCCGCCACGCGGATGTTCGAGGCCGCAGGCGCGGCGGCCTGCCAGGTGACGGATGCGTGGGTCGGCATCGAGGAGTTCTTTGCGCCCGGCGACGAGATCCTGGTGGCCGCCAATGCGGAAGAGGTGGCGGCGCTGGTGCGCTCCACTGGCGACGAAGACGCGCGGCGCATCGGCGAGGCGGCTCGGAGGCGCGCGATCGAGGCGCACACATACGGCCAGCGCGCGGCACTGCTGGACTCCATCCTGAGGGCACCCGTCGGGAGCGCGGCATGA